One genomic segment of Impatiens glandulifera chromosome 6, dImpGla2.1, whole genome shotgun sequence includes these proteins:
- the LOC124943449 gene encoding 26S proteasome non-ATPase regulatory subunit 10-like, translating to MVLIPNSKQHVIQFYINGIHDVFYHEDDFSSSEYDFSSSEYDFSSSDNDFNISDEEDTMKTNENNIAPHFKDMALAIKKRDVNGLQIALDNFTGDIDEYSIDGETALHYACKCYSRKSFELLVGRGANMEAKNKVGDIPLHTACDIGLFNIVKFIFNNISDGDIRKRMLNSIDSDGSTPMHKAASENIKIVELLLDIIIETDNSTGISKMIQAVNTYGDTPLHEAALYGKVKIVKLLLELGASTQTRNNDGMTRVHAHLVAIDDDMWFVITEGPIKIEKDRSEWTSEDKRKNNLDNLAKDILYKTLDDNMFKYIISCNSTKEIWERLTQLCEGNEQTKENKLMVSIQQFDNIKLRT from the exons ATGGTGCTTATACCCAATAGTAAACAACATGtgatacaattttatattaatggTATTCATGACGTTTTCTACCACGAAGATGATTTCAGTAGCAGCGAATATGATTTCAGTAGCAGCGAATATGATTTCAGTAGCAGCGACAATGATTTCAATATAAGCGACGAAGAAGACACAATGAAGactaatgaaaataatattgctCCCCATTTCAAAGATATGGCTCTAGCAATTAAGAAACGAGATGTTAATGGACTTCAAATTGCCTTAG ATAATTTTACTGGAGATATAGATGAATATTCAATAGATGGAGAAACTGCTCTTCACTATGCATGTAAATGTTATAGTCGAAAATCTTTTGAg TTACTAGTTGGAAGGGGTGCTAATATGGAGGCTAAAAATAAAGTTGGAGACATTCCTCTCCATACTGCTTGTGATATTGGTTTGtttaatattgttaaatttatattcaataatattagtGATGGAGATATTAGAAAGAGAATGTTAAACTCAATTGATAGCGATGGTTCAACG cCTATGCATAAAGCAGCTagtgaaaatatcaaaattgttGAACTATTGTTAGATATTATTATTGAGACCGATAATTCAACTGGTATAAGTAAAATGATACAAGCAGTTAATACATACGGTGATACg cCTTTACATGAAGCAGCATTATATGGAAAagttaaaattgtaaaattattacTAGAATTGGGTGCTTCTACTCAAACACGTAATAATGATGGAATG ACGAGAGTTCATGCACATCTTGTTGctatagatgatgacatgtggtttgtcatcaccgaAGGCCCAATAAAGATTGAAAAAGATAGATCTGAGTGGACTAGTGAAGATAAGAGAAAGAACAATCTCGACAATTTGGCCAAAGACATCCTCTATAAAACCttggatgacaacatgttcaagTATATCATCTCATGCAACTCTACCAAAGAAATCTGGGAGAGGCTGACCCAACTCTGTGAGGGTAAtgagcaaaccaaagagaaTAAACTCATGGTTTCTATACAACAGTTTGATAACATTAAGTTGCGTACTTGA